Proteins found in one Candidatus Cloacimonadota bacterium genomic segment:
- a CDS encoding sodium:solute symporter family protein produces the protein MNFESTVDYKSIITSADWIVFSAVLLITFAAIIYGQTLKRKVKKKNSEEYNFLDLLLMGRQLTLPMFVATLVATWYGGIFGVTKIAFEQGIFNFVTQGFFWYIAYIIFALFIVKKVSKYKAVTLPNLVGKMFGPKSEKLSAVFNFFNVLPIAYVISLGLLIQAIFGGTLFVSMLIGTTIVIIYTLYGGFRAVVFSDIVQFFVMCLGVFLVLVFSVKIFGGIGFLKANLPATHFSPTGGVGLATTLVWGFIALSTLVDPNFYQRVFAAKNEKAARNGILISTLIWFLFDICTTSGAMYARAVIPEAASDKAYLIYALQILPAGIRGFVLAGILATILSTLDSYLFIAGTTVSYDLMPRKLKGKVSLYHLGIIFVGILAVILGIVFEGNIKDVWKTLGSYSASCLLLPVLYGYIFPGKIKDNQFIFASILGVITVSVWRNITLTGFWQNVDELYMGIIATSLGLISYGLLKKLLKTSSFCLPSRSFELPQDDEKEKEMKIGSIITLLLGIGLLVFAVIHFAQGIIMWALVKLIIATGLITITFVKNRYGMIIFGHAAIVAGCMLVTAGIYYVPIISESVKANNGEISIMHIFALPLFWGFFSIFGGICAIYHGFCKCVRKDWKI, from the coding sequence ATGAATTTTGAAAGTACGGTCGATTACAAATCGATAATAACATCAGCTGACTGGATAGTTTTCTCAGCGGTTTTATTAATTACTTTTGCAGCAATCATTTATGGACAGACTCTCAAGAGAAAAGTTAAAAAGAAAAACAGCGAAGAATATAATTTTCTGGATCTGCTTTTGATGGGAAGACAGTTAACTCTGCCGATGTTTGTGGCAACCTTGGTTGCAACCTGGTATGGTGGCATTTTCGGCGTGACTAAGATCGCCTTTGAACAAGGAATCTTCAACTTTGTAACACAGGGTTTTTTCTGGTATATTGCCTACATTATTTTTGCACTTTTCATTGTGAAGAAAGTTTCCAAATATAAAGCTGTAACGCTGCCTAATCTGGTAGGGAAAATGTTCGGTCCTAAATCGGAAAAACTGAGTGCTGTTTTCAATTTTTTCAATGTGCTTCCTATCGCTTATGTCATAAGTTTGGGATTGCTGATTCAGGCAATTTTTGGTGGAACCCTATTTGTAAGTATGCTGATCGGAACTACGATCGTTATTATCTATACACTTTATGGTGGATTTCGGGCAGTTGTATTTTCTGATATCGTACAGTTTTTCGTGATGTGTCTGGGGGTGTTTTTAGTTCTGGTTTTTTCAGTAAAAATATTCGGTGGAATCGGATTTCTGAAAGCCAATCTACCAGCCACACATTTTTCACCTACAGGCGGAGTTGGTCTTGCAACTACTTTGGTTTGGGGATTTATCGCACTTTCCACTTTAGTCGATCCGAATTTCTACCAGCGAGTTTTTGCTGCCAAAAATGAGAAAGCAGCCAGAAATGGAATCTTGATTTCTACCTTGATCTGGTTTTTATTCGATATCTGCACGACCAGCGGTGCAATGTACGCACGAGCTGTAATTCCAGAAGCAGCTTCCGATAAAGCTTATCTGATCTATGCTTTGCAAATTCTACCTGCAGGAATCAGAGGATTTGTTTTGGCTGGGATTCTCGCTACGATTCTTTCTACATTGGATTCTTATCTTTTCATTGCCGGCACCACAGTTTCCTATGATCTGATGCCAAGAAAATTGAAAGGAAAAGTTTCACTTTATCATTTGGGAATCATTTTCGTGGGAATTCTGGCAGTTATATTGGGAATTGTATTTGAAGGGAACATAAAAGATGTTTGGAAAACGTTGGGAAGTTACTCGGCGAGTTGTTTATTATTACCTGTTCTTTACGGTTATATCTTTCCGGGAAAAATAAAAGATAATCAGTTTATTTTTGCCAGTATTCTGGGAGTTATCACGGTTTCAGTTTGGCGCAATATTACACTAACTGGTTTCTGGCAAAATGTGGATGAATTATATATGGGAATAATTGCAACTTCATTGGGATTGATAAGTTATGGATTATTAAAGAAATTACTCAAAACATCGTCATTTTGCCTGCCAAGCCGAAGCTTTGAGCTACCTCAGGATGACGAAAAGGAGAAAGAGATGAAAATTGGAAGTATTATTACATTATTATTGGGAATTGGATTGCTGGTTTTTGCAGTCATTCATTTTGCTCAGGGCATCATTATGTGGGCTCTCGTAAAATTGATCATAGCAACAGGATTGATAACGATAACATTTGTGAAAAACCGCTATGGGATGATCATTTTTGGTCATGCGGCGATCGTAGCAGGCTGCATGCTTGTTACAGCTGGAATTTATTACGTTCCAATAATCTCGGAAAGTGTGAAGGCAAATAACGGTGAAATTTCCATAATGCACATTTTTGCACTTCCATTGTTCTGGGGATTTTTCTCCATTTTTGGAGGAATCTGTGCTATTTATCACGGTTTTTGTAAATGCGTTAGAAAGGATTGGAAAATATAA
- a CDS encoding nucleotidyltransferase domain-containing protein: MKNKNKLFENILLALNKAGILQDIILIGSWVLPVYKYHFSNSAGIPILRTTDIDFLITNPPGIKKKVDVSAILKSLGFEETFSLLNNFTKFSHVDFEIEFLIPKLGRGNDKAIYIEELNVIAQPLRYLNFIQNNTIVMDFGIMKIRVPEPAAFVLMKYLLTIKRKDEKKIAKDLRTANELTDFLLSKSDQRKNLKILFSEMPRKWQRKLMKIIYDNCFELYKLLTEESET; encoded by the coding sequence GTGAAAAACAAAAATAAACTTTTTGAAAACATTTTACTTGCTTTAAACAAAGCAGGAATTCTGCAAGACATTATATTAATTGGCAGTTGGGTTCTGCCAGTTTATAAATATCACTTTTCTAATTCAGCTGGAATTCCAATTCTACGAACTACAGATATTGATTTTTTGATTACAAATCCACCCGGAATCAAAAAGAAAGTAGATGTTTCGGCAATTTTAAAATCCTTAGGTTTTGAAGAAACTTTTTCTTTATTGAATAATTTTACCAAGTTTTCACATGTCGATTTTGAAATAGAGTTTTTGATTCCCAAACTGGGAAGAGGAAATGACAAAGCTATTTATATTGAAGAACTCAATGTTATTGCTCAGCCCTTAAGATATCTTAATTTCATTCAAAATAATACAATAGTTATGGATTTTGGTATTATGAAGATTCGAGTACCGGAACCGGCAGCTTTTGTTTTAATGAAATATCTACTGACAATCAAAAGAAAAGATGAAAAAAAAATCGCCAAAGATTTACGAACAGCTAACGAATTAACCGATTTTTTATTATCAAAATCTGATCAAAGAAAAAACCTCAAAATACTATTTTCAGAAATGCCCAGAAAATGGCAAAGAAAATTAATGAAAATTATTTATGATAACTGCTTTGAGCTTTATAAGCTTTTGACAGAAG
- a CDS encoding BtpA/SgcQ family protein produces the protein MNKFTVDFFKTKKIIGMIHVQALPGTPKNDKTIAEIIDLAVKEAKIYQECGVDAIMLENMHDVPYLNREVGPEITAAMTAIAREVKCEVNLPCGLQILAGANQAALAAALAAECEFVRCEGFVFSHIADEGLMNSDAGELMRFRKKIGAEHIAIFTDVQKKHSSHAITSDLSISDFTKAAEFFLSDGIIITGKSTSEKTELSDLKEAERSTKLAILIGSGISIQNISEYWNYADGFIIGSHFKIDGNWQNSVSENRVKKFITKIENLKG, from the coding sequence ATGAACAAATTTACAGTAGATTTTTTCAAGACTAAAAAAATTATTGGAATGATCCATGTTCAGGCTTTGCCGGGAACACCAAAAAATGACAAAACAATTGCTGAAATTATTGATTTAGCTGTCAAAGAAGCAAAAATCTACCAGGAATGTGGAGTTGATGCGATCATGCTGGAAAACATGCACGATGTTCCCTATTTGAATCGGGAAGTTGGTCCGGAGATTACAGCTGCAATGACTGCTATTGCCCGAGAAGTGAAATGCGAAGTGAATTTGCCCTGCGGTTTGCAAATTCTGGCAGGAGCCAATCAGGCGGCTTTGGCGGCAGCACTTGCTGCCGAATGCGAATTCGTCCGTTGTGAAGGTTTTGTATTTTCCCACATTGCTGATGAGGGCTTGATGAACTCCGATGCCGGAGAATTGATGCGATTTCGCAAAAAAATCGGAGCTGAACACATTGCCATTTTCACTGATGTCCAGAAGAAGCATTCATCTCATGCTATCACATCTGATCTAAGCATCTCCGATTTTACCAAAGCCGCTGAATTCTTCTTGAGTGATGGCATCATCATCACCGGCAAATCCACTTCGGAAAAAACCGAGCTTTCTGATTTGAAAGAAGCTGAAAGATCTACAAAACTAGCCATTTTGATCGGTTCAGGAATATCGATCCAAAACATCTCTGAATATTGGAATTATGCTGACGGATTTATAATTGGTTCTCATTTCAAAATAGATGGAAACTGGCAGAATAGTGTAAGTGAAAACAGAGTAAAAAAATTCATTACAAAAATTGAGAACCTAAAAGGTTGA
- a CDS encoding TonB-dependent receptor has protein sequence MKKLFLIIFIIFLADLLLADTLIGQIRSAEEDKALEGVSVYLEGMNKGTISDEKGNFVIKDLEPGHYFINFTRMGYKSFQKEIDFPQVYSLQIKLKRKPTMIEGMRVSSTVAVERETPVTFTNMKKKEIEEANFGQDIPMLMNELPNVFSYADAGSPMGYSYLKIRGFDQKRIGVMINGIPLNDPEDHQVYWVDMPDFAESISDIQFQRGVGSSIYGVSTFGGSLNMQTNHATKKEGSELFANFGSYNTVKYGFKTTHDIMNYFKLNLRLSRITSDGYRDNSKTEQHSYFAGLSKIGERSITELNFYGGNELTHAAWYASWEGDLQENHQHNPITYDNEIDDFSQPHYELHHKYMINENLNSENSLFYIKGKGYYEQYKEDRDLWEFGLAADPETIETDLIRQKWVEKNQYGWVGNLHWNHRFGNLTIGSYISLFDSEHWGEIEEVIGADTLSVSYEKNQEYHNYTGDKKYYTFYINEIFKPIEKISIMANLHYQMIDYKFRQHESGNFAGENLHSYEVDYNFFNPRFGVNYNLNESFNIYGNLSFAQREPTDGELFDLWDGPDDLGVAPLFANADTIYVNGQIDHIKWSDPYVKEEKLMDIELGFGYDAGSWKIKANLFQMNFQDEIIGYGTMDDDGDPIRGNADETVHRGVELEVKAEIFPDLSLSGSFSYNDNYFEKFIMKDWDANWNVIDVDYSGNKIGGFPDILASSKLSYEWKSLLTSLQIQHVGKQYLDNTENEDRIVEAYQLLNFGFSYKFDELLKKTDVAVNLKINNLLDKEYETSGYYDPWGGPDWSGANYYFPGAGRNIIAGIRVGF, from the coding sequence ATGAAGAAATTATTTTTAATTATATTTATAATATTTTTAGCTGATCTGCTATTGGCAGATACTCTGATCGGTCAAATTCGATCAGCAGAAGAAGATAAGGCTTTGGAAGGTGTTTCTGTTTATCTTGAAGGAATGAATAAAGGCACGATAAGCGATGAAAAAGGAAATTTTGTAATTAAGGATCTGGAACCAGGACATTACTTTATAAATTTCACTCGCATGGGTTATAAATCTTTTCAGAAAGAAATTGATTTCCCCCAGGTTTACAGTTTGCAGATCAAGTTGAAAAGAAAACCGACTATGATCGAAGGAATGCGCGTTTCATCGACAGTTGCGGTGGAAAGAGAAACACCAGTTACATTTACGAATATGAAAAAAAAGGAAATTGAGGAAGCTAATTTTGGTCAGGATATTCCCATGCTGATGAATGAACTACCCAACGTATTTTCTTACGCAGATGCCGGCAGCCCGATGGGATATTCTTATCTCAAAATTCGCGGTTTCGATCAGAAGCGAATTGGGGTGATGATCAATGGAATTCCCCTCAATGATCCGGAAGATCATCAGGTTTACTGGGTTGATATGCCCGATTTTGCTGAAAGCATTTCCGATATTCAATTCCAGCGCGGAGTAGGAAGTTCCATTTACGGAGTTTCTACTTTTGGTGGTTCATTGAATATGCAGACAAATCATGCAACTAAGAAAGAAGGTTCCGAACTTTTTGCTAATTTTGGAAGTTATAATACTGTAAAATACGGCTTCAAAACAACTCATGATATAATGAACTATTTCAAACTCAATCTACGGCTTTCCCGCATCACTTCCGATGGTTATCGAGATAACAGCAAAACAGAGCAGCATTCCTATTTTGCAGGTCTCAGCAAGATCGGAGAACGCAGCATCACGGAACTTAATTTCTACGGTGGGAACGAACTCACTCATGCTGCCTGGTACGCCTCCTGGGAAGGTGATCTGCAGGAAAATCACCAGCACAATCCCATCACTTATGATAATGAAATCGATGATTTCAGCCAGCCACATTATGAATTGCATCACAAATATATGATCAACGAAAACCTGAATTCAGAAAATTCTCTTTTCTACATAAAAGGGAAAGGTTATTATGAACAGTACAAAGAAGATCGAGATCTCTGGGAATTTGGTCTGGCAGCCGATCCTGAAACGATCGAAACTGATCTGATCCGCCAGAAATGGGTAGAAAAAAATCAGTATGGCTGGGTGGGAAATCTGCATTGGAACCATCGGTTTGGAAATCTTACAATTGGCAGTTATATCAGCCTTTTCGACAGCGAACATTGGGGAGAAATTGAAGAAGTTATTGGAGCTGATACTTTAAGTGTCAGTTATGAGAAAAATCAGGAATATCACAATTACACAGGAGATAAAAAATATTATACATTTTACATCAATGAAATCTTCAAACCAATTGAAAAAATAAGTATCATGGCAAACCTTCATTATCAGATGATCGACTATAAATTCCGGCAGCATGAATCCGGTAATTTTGCCGGTGAAAATCTTCATTCCTACGAAGTTGATTACAACTTTTTCAATCCCAGATTTGGAGTTAATTACAACTTGAATGAATCGTTCAACATTTATGGAAATCTTTCTTTTGCGCAACGTGAGCCAACCGATGGCGAACTTTTCGATCTGTGGGATGGACCGGACGATTTAGGCGTTGCCCCGCTTTTTGCCAATGCAGATACGATTTATGTGAATGGCCAGATCGATCACATCAAGTGGAGCGATCCTTATGTGAAAGAAGAAAAGCTGATGGATATTGAATTGGGATTTGGTTACGATGCCGGAAGTTGGAAAATCAAAGCGAATCTCTTCCAAATGAATTTCCAGGATGAAATTATCGGCTATGGAACTATGGATGATGATGGTGATCCAATCCGTGGAAATGCCGATGAAACAGTGCATCGCGGAGTGGAGCTTGAAGTGAAAGCAGAAATATTTCCAGATCTGAGTTTGAGTGGAAGTTTCAGTTACAACGATAATTATTTCGAGAAATTTATTATGAAAGACTGGGATGCCAACTGGAATGTTATCGATGTAGATTATTCCGGTAATAAAATAGGTGGTTTCCCCGATATTCTAGCAAGTTCCAAACTTTCTTATGAATGGAAATCTCTATTGACTTCCTTGCAAATTCAACACGTTGGAAAACAATATCTGGATAACACGGAAAATGAAGATCGCATTGTAGAAGCATATCAACTTTTGAATTTTGGTTTTAGTTATAAATTTGATGAATTACTAAAGAAAACAGACGTTGCCGTGAATTTGAAAATTAATAATCTTCTGGATAAAGAATACGAAACATCTGGCTATTATGATCCGTGGGGCGGACCTGACTGGAGTGGTGCGAATTATTATTTTCCCGGAGCTGGAAGAAATATAATTGCAGGAATCAGAGTAGGATTTTAG